From one Esox lucius isolate fEsoLuc1 chromosome 11, fEsoLuc1.pri, whole genome shotgun sequence genomic stretch:
- the rusf1 gene encoding RUS1 family protein C16orf58 homolog isoform X2, translated as MLGRILFAWLKGHKLDSEAKKWRLVADVLNDMAMFMEIMAPNFPACFTLIVCSAGILKAIVGVAGGATRAALTVHQARRDNMADISAKDGSQETLVNLAGLLVSLILIPLVTDNSLLTFVLFFLFTILHLFANFKAVRSVVMDTLNEARLAIVFHQYLKDGRILNPLEANQKESVFLEFRRTVPIKLGVRLMELVSTSEELHMAILNNHESYLIGVKHGSVCVCLGPGASVCDEIRAVCQAVCLCTVLQPVSPLEGALKQLSMSHRKNHWELVYESHKLMDQIFHPFLEGVETAGWQTSRTLLDWDEWRVDWKKKRS; from the exons ATGCTGGGGAGAATCTTATTTGCCTGGCTTAAGGG gCACAAACTGGATTCTGAGGCAAAAAAATGGAG GCTTGTGGCAGATGTTCTCAATGATATGGCCATGTTCATGGAAATAATGGCTCCTAACTTCCCAGCATGCTTCACTCTAATTGTGTGCTCTGCAGGAATATTAAAG GCTATAGTGGGAGTTGCAGGTGGGGCCACCAGAGCTGCTTTGACTGTTCACCAAGCTCGCAGAGACAACATGGCTGACATCTCAGCCAAAGATGGCAGCCAG GAGACTTTGGTGAATCTGGCTGGACTTCTGGTCAGTCTGATCCTTATTCCTCTGGTCACTGACAATTCACT GCTGACGTttgtcctcttcttcctcttcaccATCCTTCAcctttttgcaaacttcaaagCAGTGCGTTCTGTTGTCATGGACACCCTTAACGAGGCTCGGCTTGCCATTGTGTTTCACCAATACCTAAAAGATGGACGGATCCTTAATCCACTAGAGGCCAATCAGAAAGAGTCTGTATTCTTGG aGTTCAGGAGGACAGTGCCAATTAAACTGGGAGTGAGGTTAATGGAACTAGTTAGTAC ctcaGAGGAACTTCATATGGCTATTTTAAACAATCATGAGTCTTACCTTATCGGAGTCAAACATG gctctgtgtgtgtttgtttgggacCAGGCGCATCTGTGTGTGATGAGATCAGGGCTGTGTGCCAAGCAGTCTGCCTCTGCACTGTCTTACAACCTGTCTCACCTCTAGAGGGTGCTCTCAAGCAACTATCAATGTCACACAGGAAGA ATCATTGGGAACTGGTGTATGAGAGTCACAAGCTTATGGACCAAATTTTCCATCCATTCCTCGAAG GTGTGGAGACCGCTGGATGGCAGACTAGTCGAACCCTACTGGACTGGGATGAATGGAGGGTGGACTGGAAGAAGAAACGGAGTTAA
- the rusf1 gene encoding RUS1 family protein C16orf58 homolog isoform X1, giving the protein MENDKTQLVATEKYGSLESWKYQLKGGLIKREREGEHGGTTGNSIIGVFKSVFLPQGYPESVSGDYVRYQFWDTLQAFSSSLSGTLATQASLRGVGVGNQEATVAAATVTWLLRDGTGMLGRILFAWLKGHKLDSEAKKWRLVADVLNDMAMFMEIMAPNFPACFTLIVCSAGILKAIVGVAGGATRAALTVHQARRDNMADISAKDGSQETLVNLAGLLVSLILIPLVTDNSLLTFVLFFLFTILHLFANFKAVRSVVMDTLNEARLAIVFHQYLKDGRILNPLEANQKESVFLEFRRTVPIKLGVRLMELVSTSEELHMAILNNHESYLIGVKHGSVCVCLGPGASVCDEIRAVCQAVCLCTVLQPVSPLEGALKQLSMSHRKNHWELVYESHKLMDQIFHPFLEGVETAGWQTSRTLLDWDEWRVDWKKKRS; this is encoded by the exons ATGGAGAACGACAAAACGCAATTGGTGGCAACGGAGAAGTATGGCTCTCTCGAGTCTTGGAAATATCAGTTGAAGGGTGGAttgataaagagagagagagaaggggaacaCGGTGGGACCACAGGAAATTCCATTATCGGCGTGTTCAAA AGTGTCTTCTTGCCCCAAGGGTATCCAGAGAGCGTCAGTGGTGATTATGTGCGGTATCAGTTTTGGGATACTCTGCAG gcattctCCAGTTCTCTTTCAGGTACTCTTGCCACCCAGGCCTCATTAAGGGGTGTTGGGGTTGGAAACCAAGAGGCCACGGTAGCGGCTGCCACGGTTACCTGGTTATTACGTG aTGGCACAGGCATGCTGGGGAGAATCTTATTTGCCTGGCTTAAGGG gCACAAACTGGATTCTGAGGCAAAAAAATGGAG GCTTGTGGCAGATGTTCTCAATGATATGGCCATGTTCATGGAAATAATGGCTCCTAACTTCCCAGCATGCTTCACTCTAATTGTGTGCTCTGCAGGAATATTAAAG GCTATAGTGGGAGTTGCAGGTGGGGCCACCAGAGCTGCTTTGACTGTTCACCAAGCTCGCAGAGACAACATGGCTGACATCTCAGCCAAAGATGGCAGCCAG GAGACTTTGGTGAATCTGGCTGGACTTCTGGTCAGTCTGATCCTTATTCCTCTGGTCACTGACAATTCACT GCTGACGTttgtcctcttcttcctcttcaccATCCTTCAcctttttgcaaacttcaaagCAGTGCGTTCTGTTGTCATGGACACCCTTAACGAGGCTCGGCTTGCCATTGTGTTTCACCAATACCTAAAAGATGGACGGATCCTTAATCCACTAGAGGCCAATCAGAAAGAGTCTGTATTCTTGG aGTTCAGGAGGACAGTGCCAATTAAACTGGGAGTGAGGTTAATGGAACTAGTTAGTAC ctcaGAGGAACTTCATATGGCTATTTTAAACAATCATGAGTCTTACCTTATCGGAGTCAAACATG gctctgtgtgtgtttgtttgggacCAGGCGCATCTGTGTGTGATGAGATCAGGGCTGTGTGCCAAGCAGTCTGCCTCTGCACTGTCTTACAACCTGTCTCACCTCTAGAGGGTGCTCTCAAGCAACTATCAATGTCACACAGGAAGA ATCATTGGGAACTGGTGTATGAGAGTCACAAGCTTATGGACCAAATTTTCCATCCATTCCTCGAAG GTGTGGAGACCGCTGGATGGCAGACTAGTCGAACCCTACTGGACTGGGATGAATGGAGGGTGGACTGGAAGAAGAAACGGAGTTAA